The Aquipuribacter nitratireducens region GACACCCGGCTCAGGAGTCGAAGCCGAGCCCGGCGGCGTCCAGGCCCCGCAGCCACAGGTTGCGGCGGCCCTCGCGGTGGTCGGCGCGGTCCAGCGACCACCGCGTGAGGTGGATGCCGAGGCTCGCGAGCGGCTCCGGCGGGAACGGCAGGGGCCGCTCCCGCACGAGCCGCAGCCGCGTGCGCTCGGTGTCGAGACCGGCGAGCTGGTCGAGGACGACGTCGGCGGTGAAGCGCGTCGCGCCGACCCCGAGGCCGGTGAACCCGGCGGCGTAGCCGACCCGGCCCTGCCGGGCGGTTCCGGTGAACGCGCAGAAGCGGGTGCAGGTGTCGATGGCGCCCGCCCAGCGGTGCGTGACACGAACCCCCTCCAGCTGGGGGAACGTCGTGAGGAGGTGGGAGGCCAGCCGGCGGTAGGACGCGTCGCGGTCCTCGTGGGCCGCCCGCACGCGACCGCCGTAGCGGTACACGGCGTCGTAGCCACCGAACAGCAGCCGGTCGTCGGCGCTCAGGCGGTAGTAGTGGAACTGGTTCGCGGAGTCCCCCACCCCCTGCCGACCCGCCCAGCCCAGGCTCGCCCGCCGGGCGGCGTCGAGCGGCTCGGTCATGAGGACGTAGTCGTAGACCGGGACCGTCATGAGCCGGTTGCGCCGCAGCAGGGACGGGAACGCGTTCGTCGCGAGCACGGCCTGCGCCGCGTGGACCGCGCCGGTGTCGGTGCGGGCCACCACCCCGCCGCCGGGGTGCCGGCCGGGGGTCTCGAGCGAGCGGACCACGGAGCGCTCGTGGACCTCGACACCGAGGTCCGCCGCCGCCCGGGCGAGGCCGACCGCGAGCCGGGCCGGGTGGACGAGCGCGCAGCCGCGCTCGTCGAGCAGCCCCGCCTCGTACGTCGGTGAGCGGACGAGTGCCCGGGTGGCGTCCCGGTCGAGGAAGCGGGCGCCCGGATCGGCCGCCGCCGCCTCGCGCAGCCACCCGACCTGGTGCGCCTCGGTGGCGACGTCGAGCTCGCCCGTGCGCTCCCACTGCGCGTCGACCCCGAGCTCGGCGAGCTCCTCCCCCATGTCGTCGAGGTTGGCGAGCCCCAGCCGCTCGAGCGTGTCGTACTCCTCCGGCCAGCGGGTACGCCCGTTCTCCGCGCCGTGGGTGAGGCTCGCGGCGCAGAAGCCGCCGTTGCGCCCGGACGCCGCCCACCCCACCGTGCCGCCCTCGAGCAGCACGACCCGCCGGCCGGGGTCCCGCCGCCGCGCCCGCACCGCCGTCCACAGTCCGGCGTAGCCGCCCCCGACGACGACGAGGTCCGCTCGGGTGGTGCCCCGCAGGGGCTCGTGGTGCGGGGCGTCGGCGACGTCGTCGAGCCACGCGGGGGCGAGCCGGGACCCGGCCAGGGTCGTCCCGACCAGCCGGGGGTCGGGCGCGTGCCGCTCGAAGACGGTGGTGCCGG contains the following coding sequences:
- a CDS encoding NAD(P)/FAD-dependent oxidoreductase, with protein sequence MLTPAPRPGTTVFERHAPDPRLVGTTLAGSRLAPAWLDDVADAPHHEPLRGTTRADLVVVGGGYAGLWTAVRARRRDPGRRVVLLEGGTVGWAASGRNGGFCAASLTHGAENGRTRWPEEYDTLERLGLANLDDMGEELAELGVDAQWERTGELDVATEAHQVGWLREAAAADPGARFLDRDATRALVRSPTYEAGLLDERGCALVHPARLAVGLARAAADLGVEVHERSVVRSLETPGRHPGGGVVARTDTGAVHAAQAVLATNAFPSLLRRNRLMTVPVYDYVLMTEPLDAARRASLGWAGRQGVGDSANQFHYYRLSADDRLLFGGYDAVYRYGGRVRAAHEDRDASYRRLASHLLTTFPQLEGVRVTHRWAGAIDTCTRFCAFTGTARQGRVGYAAGFTGLGVGATRFTADVVLDQLAGLDTERTRLRLVRERPLPFPPEPLASLGIHLTRWSLDRADHREGRRNLWLRGLDAAGLGFDS